A window of the ANME-2 cluster archaeon genome harbors these coding sequences:
- a CDS encoding sulfite exporter TauE/SafE family protein, which yields MDPILIAVIIFFLAVLFSMLGLGGALVYVPLFYWLGIDILVAIPTALLLNGITTSSAAITYLRKKMVDLHTAAPFIAASILGAPIGAYFTQFTPVETLLWILSIVLVLAGTQMIFSRDPEGDNQVQDVDNGRHIMIGLVFGFVIGAAAGLMGIGGGVFIVPVLVMLGFGTKRASATSAVIVAFISFSGFLGHLGTGRLDMTLMAYTAVAAFLGGQVGSHLMHSKIQSKTIKQLFGAVLWIMAVKIVSGLL from the coding sequence ATGGACCCCATTTTAATTGCAGTGATCATATTCTTCCTGGCAGTCCTGTTCTCGATGCTGGGTCTTGGTGGTGCATTGGTGTACGTACCACTGTTCTACTGGCTCGGCATTGACATACTGGTGGCAATACCCACGGCCCTGCTGCTCAATGGCATTACCACCAGTTCAGCAGCTATTACGTATCTTCGCAAGAAAATGGTTGACCTGCACACAGCTGCGCCATTTATAGCTGCATCCATACTAGGGGCACCCATTGGTGCATATTTCACCCAGTTCACTCCTGTTGAAACGCTATTATGGATACTCAGCATAGTGCTGGTACTTGCCGGGACACAGATGATATTTTCCAGGGACCCGGAGGGGGATAACCAGGTTCAAGATGTGGATAATGGCCGGCACATAATGATAGGGCTCGTTTTTGGATTCGTGATAGGCGCAGCTGCAGGACTGATGGGCATTGGCGGTGGTGTGTTCATTGTACCGGTATTGGTAATGCTGGGGTTTGGTACAAAACGTGCTTCTGCCACCTCGGCAGTCATCGTGGCATTCATATCGTTCTCAGGATTCCTGGGGCATCTTGGGACAGGTCGTCTTGATATGACACTTATGGCTTACACGGCCGTGGCTGCGTTCCTTGGCGGTCAGGTAGGCTCTCACCTGATGCACAGCAAAATACAATCAAAGACCATCAAGCAGTTGTTCGGCGCTGTCCTGTGGATCATGGCCGTTAAGATAGTGTCCGGGCTTTTGTAG
- the pth2 gene encoding peptidyl-tRNA hydrolase Pth2 — MTEYKQCIVTRDDLKLSKGKLAVQVAHAAVTASDFADKKDRDAWMKDGQKKVVLKTGTLQDLFLLKEVARREGLPTALITDAGLTQIPPGTVTVLGIGPAAVEKLDKVVGKLKLV; from the coding sequence ATGACTGAATACAAGCAGTGCATCGTTACCCGTGACGACCTCAAACTCTCAAAAGGCAAGCTTGCTGTGCAGGTGGCGCATGCTGCCGTAACCGCCTCTGATTTTGCCGATAAGAAAGACCGTGATGCCTGGATGAAGGACGGCCAGAAAAAGGTCGTGCTCAAGACCGGGACCCTGCAGGACCTGTTCCTCCTGAAGGAGGTGGCACGCAGGGAAGGGCTGCCCACGGCCCTCATCACCGATGCCGGGCTTACCCAGATACCTCCAGGGACCGTTACTGTGCTGGGTATAGGACCGGCTGCGGTCGAGAAACTGGACAAGGTAGTAGGAAAGCTGAAACTGGTGTAG
- a CDS encoding SIS domain-containing protein: protein MKATTKFYDSIDIQLKFLEQLRNIPPDRIDGLIRVLKDFIYQVDAKQKVIYGIGEGRSALALYDFLHQLLKYEQLFPATLDDPIRRYFDPERSNMVIAATGSGTTESVINYLEDANTLGAKVLLITSKSKSPAYEKALVNNGFVFLMEDIKLEKPSELAVMGSEFELKLCTLLNCILPALDEGDNELYYRQMEHFIGNATLLKNIDKTYLRSWVERLLNRRGHFIVDGVGRSGFVAKAFGMRIAHLGQLAYIKGDATTPSFVRGDVYIPISGSGNTREILEAMMKARSKGVDVFPITVNENSGMVEKMKEWGYEDNIIFIPVLEGDRDIFHDKMPSKISTTKLNQMRPSYSEINSYIFTNAVIASAIDFLGVEEKYMKQKHW, encoded by the coding sequence ATGAAGGCCACCACAAAGTTTTACGATTCAATTGATATACAGCTGAAATTCCTGGAGCAATTACGTAACATTCCTCCTGACAGGATCGACGGTCTGATAAGGGTATTGAAGGATTTTATTTACCAGGTTGATGCGAAACAGAAGGTCATATACGGCATCGGTGAAGGGAGAAGTGCCCTCGCATTATACGATTTCCTGCACCAGTTATTGAAATACGAACAGTTATTCCCTGCCACTCTGGACGACCCCATACGACGCTACTTTGACCCTGAACGGTCTAACATGGTCATTGCTGCTACTGGTTCCGGAACTACAGAAAGTGTTATCAATTACCTTGAAGACGCAAATACCCTGGGCGCCAAAGTGCTCCTTATTACTTCAAAAAGCAAATCGCCTGCATATGAAAAAGCTCTGGTGAACAATGGTTTTGTTTTCCTGATGGAAGATATCAAACTGGAAAAACCCAGTGAACTGGCAGTCATGGGGTCAGAGTTCGAACTGAAATTGTGCACTCTGTTAAATTGTATCCTTCCCGCACTTGATGAGGGAGATAACGAACTGTATTACCGGCAGATGGAACATTTTATCGGGAATGCAACCCTGCTCAAGAACATCGATAAGACATACCTGCGCTCATGGGTCGAGAGACTGCTCAACCGTCGTGGCCATTTTATCGTGGACGGCGTGGGACGGTCCGGGTTCGTGGCAAAAGCGTTCGGAATGCGTATTGCACACCTGGGTCAGCTTGCCTACATAAAAGGCGATGCTACCACTCCCAGTTTTGTCAGGGGTGATGTGTATATCCCCATCAGCGGCAGCGGAAACACACGTGAGATACTGGAAGCAATGATGAAGGCCCGCAGCAAGGGTGTTGATGTGTTTCCCATCACAGTGAATGAAAATTCAGGTATGGTTGAGAAAATGAAAGAATGGGGCTATGAAGATAATATTATCTTCATACCGGTATTGGAAGGTGACAGGGATATCTTCCATGACAAGATGCCCAGCAAGATTTCAACCACAAAACTTAACCAGATGAGACCCTCATATTCTGAGATTAACTCATACATATTTACGAATGCTGTTATCGCCTCAGCCATTGATTTTTTGGGCGTGGAAGAAAAATATATGAAACAAAAACACTGGTAG
- a CDS encoding thioredoxin family protein, producing the protein MALIQESDKEKLKKKLDEGLEGNVKLVMFTQENECQFCADTRGMVEELAKISPKIEAEVHDFVKDEKLAKSYGVKLIPAIVMLGEKDYGIRFYGIPSGYEFATFQEDLIDVSRGKTDLSDDVRKKLAGVKKPVHIQVLVTPTCPYCSMAVRTAHKLAIENEHIKADMVEMVEFPHIAQRYMAMSVPKIIINEVVDFVGAQPPEHFVEEILRALRTGDNPMYS; encoded by the coding sequence ATGGCATTGATACAGGAATCAGATAAGGAAAAATTGAAAAAGAAACTTGATGAAGGTCTTGAAGGGAACGTCAAACTGGTAATGTTCACCCAGGAGAACGAATGCCAGTTCTGTGCCGATACCAGGGGTATGGTGGAAGAGCTGGCAAAAATATCACCTAAGATCGAAGCTGAGGTCCACGATTTTGTCAAGGATGAAAAACTGGCAAAGTCATATGGTGTCAAGTTAATTCCTGCCATCGTGATGCTGGGTGAGAAAGATTACGGTATCAGGTTCTATGGTATCCCGTCTGGCTATGAGTTTGCCACGTTCCAGGAAGACCTTATCGATGTGTCAAGAGGTAAGACCGACCTGTCCGATGATGTGAGGAAAAAACTGGCCGGGGTCAAGAAACCGGTCCATATCCAGGTGCTTGTGACCCCCACCTGTCCCTATTGCTCAATGGCAGTTCGCACAGCCCACAAACTAGCCATCGAGAATGAGCACATAAAAGCTGACATGGTGGAAATGGTGGAGTTCCCGCATATTGCCCAGAGATATATGGCAATGAGCGTACCCAAGATAATCATCAATGAAGTGGTGGATTTCGTAGGTGCCCAGCCTCCCGAGCATTTCGTGGAAGAGATATTAAGGGCATTGCGCACTGGCGACAATCCCATGTACTCATAA